The Paenibacillus uliginis N3/975 genome has a window encoding:
- a CDS encoding ABC transporter ATP-binding protein has product MRSTVIEVNNLTKAFTFTKKEPGLKGAFKGLFSRQTEEKTAVSQISFHVDEGEIIGFLGPNGAGKTTTLKMLSGILYPSAGEASVLGYVPWKRETALKKQISFIMGQKNQLWWDLPASESFLLIKYLYDIDTKDYKRNLTELVELMNVQDCMHMQVRRLSFGQRMKMELIAALLHKPRIVFLDEPTIGLDIISQKNIRNFLKEYNRENKTTIMLTSHYLEDIQDLCKRSVIINGGTVVYDGDLNQVNDIFNKKVIKLQFSDQIDANNLQCFGKVISLTDSKVTLEIDRHEVKQALAALMSEFPVEDVDIHDIPIEEAITWLYERKGVNQLR; this is encoded by the coding sequence ATGCGATCAACGGTAATTGAGGTAAACAATCTAACAAAAGCATTCACATTTACAAAAAAGGAACCAGGGCTTAAAGGAGCATTTAAAGGTCTATTCTCCAGACAGACGGAAGAGAAAACCGCGGTAAGCCAGATTTCGTTCCATGTCGATGAAGGCGAAATCATTGGATTCCTCGGTCCGAATGGAGCAGGCAAGACAACAACATTGAAAATGTTATCTGGTATTTTGTATCCTTCCGCTGGCGAGGCTAGCGTATTAGGATATGTGCCATGGAAGAGGGAAACTGCACTAAAAAAACAAATTTCCTTTATTATGGGCCAGAAAAATCAGTTGTGGTGGGATCTTCCCGCGAGTGAATCTTTCTTGCTCATCAAATATTTGTATGATATCGATACGAAGGATTATAAAAGAAATCTGACGGAGTTAGTGGAGTTAATGAATGTTCAGGATTGCATGCATATGCAGGTGAGACGGCTCTCATTTGGACAAAGAATGAAAATGGAGCTGATCGCTGCCCTTCTGCATAAACCACGGATCGTATTCTTGGATGAACCTACAATCGGTTTGGATATTATCTCGCAGAAAAACATAAGGAACTTTCTCAAAGAGTATAATCGCGAAAATAAAACGACGATCATGCTCACAAGTCACTACTTGGAGGATATACAGGATCTGTGTAAAAGAAGCGTCATTATTAACGGGGGAACAGTGGTTTATGACGGTGATCTAAATCAGGTTAATGACATCTTTAATAAAAAGGTCATTAAGCTTCAGTTCTCTGATCAGATTGACGCCAACAATCTCCAATGTTTTGGAAAGGTCATCTCCCTGACTGATTCTAAAGTGACTCTTGAAATCGACAGGCACGAAGTCAAACAAGCACTTGCAGCATTGATGTCGGAATTCCCGGTTGAAGATGTCGATATTCATGATATTCCAATCGAAGAAGCCATCACTTGGCTGTACGAGAGGAAAGGAGTGAATCAACTCCGATGA
- a CDS encoding transposase produces the protein MGEVRKTFDIEFKRKVVAMFLEEGLGYKTVAKDLGIDDRMVRRWVAHYEREGIEGLKEKRGASTGSKNGRPKKAKTLEEEVLRLRAENAI, from the coding sequence ATGGGCGAAGTACGGAAGACATTCGACATCGAATTCAAGCGCAAGGTAGTTGCGATGTTCCTGGAGGAAGGTCTTGGCTACAAGACGGTAGCCAAGGACTTGGGCATCGACGATAGGATGGTTCGAAGATGGGTGGCTCACTACGAGCGGGAAGGGATCGAGGGGCTCAAGGAAAAGAGAGGAGCATCGACGGGTTCGAAGAACGGGAGACCGAAGAAGGCTAAAACCTTGGAGGAAGAAGTCCTGCGGCTGCGAGCGGAAAATGCCATCTAA
- a CDS encoding ribulokinase, translating to MKRKFVIGIDFGTLSTRTILTNVATGEIIAVAEREYPHKIIDKVLPDGVTILGPDWALQHPADYLKCASTTIQEVLNNSGIDPKQIIGVGTDFTECTMLPTKADGTPLCMIDAFKSNPHAYVKLWKHHAAAEEADKLNEIAASRDEDFLADYGGKISSEWMFPKIWQILNEAPEIYEAADRFMELADWITLQLTGVEKRNSCTAGYKAMWNKQNGYPSAAFFKALDPRLEQVIDEKMSRDIFPVGHKAGEITEGSSQWTGLAVGTAVSVGIGDAHAAVIGSGITKPDILLMVMGTSGCDMLVSNSDIKVPGISGVCEDGILPGFYGYEAGQSCMGDHFAWFAEHCVPERIEEEARAANKKVLELLNEKADNIRPGASGLLSLDWWNGNRSILVDADLTGSIFGLTTATTAEEIYKSLVEAVAFGKRMIIENFINHGVIIREIIATGGIAEKSPFIMQTFADIIGKPIHIAATQQGTAMGAAMLGAVAAGSRQGGYDTIQRAGREMGKGIKKTYTPRPEHRQIYDELYSEYVTLHDYFGRNSDSPLKRLKKIKIKTMVERKETGK from the coding sequence ATGAAAAGAAAATTTGTAATTGGCATTGATTTTGGCACATTAAGCACTCGAACCATACTAACTAATGTGGCCACAGGAGAGATCATAGCTGTTGCGGAAAGGGAATACCCTCATAAAATCATAGATAAAGTGTTGCCGGACGGTGTTACCATACTCGGTCCTGACTGGGCATTGCAGCATCCTGCCGATTATCTCAAATGCGCTTCCACTACAATTCAGGAAGTGTTAAACAATTCTGGCATTGATCCAAAACAGATTATTGGAGTAGGTACGGACTTTACCGAATGCACGATGCTCCCTACTAAGGCAGATGGAACTCCTTTATGTATGATCGATGCGTTTAAAAGCAATCCCCATGCTTACGTGAAACTGTGGAAGCACCATGCAGCTGCGGAAGAAGCGGATAAGCTGAATGAAATTGCCGCATCCAGGGATGAAGATTTTCTAGCTGATTATGGCGGGAAAATTTCCTCAGAGTGGATGTTTCCAAAGATTTGGCAAATTTTAAATGAGGCGCCTGAGATTTATGAGGCTGCGGACCGATTTATGGAGTTGGCGGACTGGATCACATTACAGTTGACGGGTGTAGAAAAACGAAATAGCTGCACAGCAGGCTATAAGGCCATGTGGAATAAACAGAATGGGTATCCTTCGGCTGCTTTCTTTAAAGCCCTTGACCCAAGACTGGAGCAAGTGATTGATGAAAAAATGTCTCGAGACATCTTTCCAGTAGGCCATAAAGCCGGAGAAATTACGGAGGGAAGCTCACAGTGGACCGGCCTTGCCGTAGGCACAGCCGTATCGGTGGGGATCGGCGACGCACACGCTGCAGTAATTGGAAGCGGTATCACAAAACCGGACATTTTATTAATGGTTATGGGTACTTCCGGCTGCGATATGCTGGTAAGTAATAGCGATATCAAGGTACCAGGCATCAGTGGAGTTTGTGAAGATGGCATCCTGCCTGGATTTTATGGATATGAAGCCGGTCAATCCTGTATGGGAGACCACTTTGCCTGGTTTGCTGAACATTGCGTGCCAGAACGTATTGAAGAAGAAGCTAGAGCAGCTAATAAAAAAGTGTTGGAACTGCTTAACGAGAAAGCAGACAATATTAGACCGGGAGCAAGCGGACTATTGAGCCTTGACTGGTGGAATGGCAACCGCTCCATCCTGGTGGATGCGGATTTGACGGGCTCCATTTTCGGATTAACCACGGCTACAACGGCTGAAGAAATATACAAGTCGTTAGTAGAAGCTGTCGCTTTTGGGAAGCGAATGATTATTGAAAACTTTATCAATCATGGAGTAATCATCCGAGAAATAATCGCAACCGGTGGCATTGCAGAAAAAAGCCCGTTTATTATGCAAACCTTCGCCGATATTATTGGCAAGCCGATTCATATTGCAGCAACACAGCAAGGAACGGCTATGGGTGCAGCCATGCTGGGTGCTGTTGCAGCCGGCAGTCGTCAAGGCGGATACGACACCATCCAACGTGCAGGTAGAGAGATGGGCAAAGGAATCAAAAAGACCTATACACCTAGACCTGAACATCGGCAAATCTATGATGAACTGTATTCAGAGTATGTCACACTGCACGATTATTTTGGCAGAAATTCAGACAGTCCTCTTAAACGTCTTAAAAAGATAAAGATTAAAACCATGGTGGAACGGAAAGAGACCGGGAAATGA
- a CDS encoding MFS transporter yields the protein MKGTNFLDRIGIPSSLAWGYLGILLFMTGDGLEAGWLSPYLVEHGLTVQQSGMLFTVYGVTIALSSFLSGVLVDAVGPKKAMLTGLILYILGSAGFVGLGVSNLSFVVMLLTYAFKGLGYPLFAYSFLVWIAYQTPQHKLGSAVGWFWFVFTGGMNVIGAYYSRWALEHLGAINTLWTALVWALMGALFALIINRGERLNLPASSKTSNKLKDIASGLAIVKKEPKVALAGIVRIINTAAQFGFPIYMPLYMESQGVSTASWLHLWAMIFIGNIVFNLIFGIVGDKIGWKNTVMWFGGVGSAVFTLLLFYSPQIAEGNIVVLQVIGVLWGACLSGYVPLSALVPSLVETQKGAAMSILNLGAGLSAFVGPVLVTLFIGILGYTGITWMFACLFLASSFIMIFITLPDKKDQKATSEGSHEIVNA from the coding sequence ATGAAAGGTACAAACTTTCTGGACAGGATCGGGATTCCTTCTTCGCTTGCCTGGGGGTATCTTGGAATTCTTTTATTCATGACGGGAGACGGCCTGGAGGCAGGGTGGCTAAGTCCGTATTTAGTAGAACATGGGCTCACTGTGCAGCAATCCGGTATGTTATTTACGGTGTATGGCGTCACAATCGCTCTTTCTTCATTTCTTTCCGGTGTGCTTGTTGATGCAGTTGGACCAAAGAAGGCGATGCTGACAGGTCTTATTCTGTATATCCTGGGTTCGGCAGGTTTTGTAGGATTAGGTGTCAGCAATCTATCCTTTGTGGTCATGCTGCTAACTTACGCATTTAAAGGGCTAGGCTATCCACTATTTGCGTATTCTTTCCTTGTCTGGATTGCTTATCAGACGCCTCAGCATAAGTTAGGCTCGGCTGTTGGCTGGTTCTGGTTCGTATTTACCGGCGGAATGAACGTAATCGGGGCCTACTATTCCAGATGGGCATTAGAACATCTGGGAGCGATAAACACATTATGGACCGCCTTAGTATGGGCACTTATGGGTGCTCTGTTCGCCCTCATTATTAATCGCGGAGAACGATTGAATCTGCCTGCATCAAGTAAAACAAGCAACAAATTGAAGGATATCGCAAGCGGATTGGCCATTGTAAAAAAAGAGCCTAAAGTCGCATTAGCCGGTATTGTTCGAATTATTAATACAGCTGCACAGTTTGGTTTCCCTATTTATATGCCTCTTTATATGGAGAGTCAAGGCGTTAGCACAGCTTCCTGGTTACACCTCTGGGCCATGATCTTTATCGGCAACATTGTCTTCAACCTGATATTTGGCATTGTGGGCGATAAGATTGGTTGGAAGAATACCGTGATGTGGTTTGGCGGTGTAGGCTCAGCCGTATTTACGCTTTTACTATTTTACAGCCCACAAATTGCCGAAGGAAATATCGTTGTCCTTCAGGTCATAGGCGTACTATGGGGAGCATGTCTCAGCGGGTATGTGCCGTTGTCAGCGCTGGTACCTTCTCTTGTTGAAACGCAAAAAGGGGCGGCCATGTCGATCCTGAATCTAGGGGCTGGTCTCAGTGCCTTTGTAGGCCCCGTCCTTGTAACCCTTTTCATTGGGATTCTCGGATATACTGGGATAACGTGGATGTTTGCATGTTTATTCCTGGCATCAAGCTTCATCATGATTTTTATTACACTGCCTGATAAAAAAGATCAAAAGGCTACCAGCGAAGGAAGTCATGAAATTGTGAATGCTTAA